The genomic stretch TCCGTCAGACCCGCATCGGCATGAGGACGTAGAGCGCATCATCATCCGCCGCGTCCTGCACCACGGTGGGTGCACTACCGTCGGAGAATTTGAAGCGCAGCGTCTCGCCCACCTGTTCAGTAATGTCGTTCAGGTAGCGCGCCTGGAAGCCGATCTCGATGGGCGAGGAGGCATAGGTGACCAGGCCCTCATCCAGTTCCTCGCGCGCTTCGCCCTGCTCGGCGCTGGAGGCGGTGAGCAGGAGGTTGTCGCTGGAAATGCTGAGCTTCACCGGGCGCGAACGCTCGCTGGAAATGGCGGCCACGCGCCCCACGGCATTGGCGAAGGCCTGCGTGCCGACTTCCATGATCTTGTCGTTGTTGCGCGGGATCACGCGCTCGTAATCGGGGAAGGTGCCGTCAATCAGCTTGCTGGTCAGCGTCACGGTGCCGACGCGGAAGCTGATTTTGGTGTCCGAGAGGCGGAACTCGATCTCGTCGCGGGTTTCCTCGGCGAGCTTGTTGAGCTCATTCACCGTCTTGCGCGGGATGATGACGCCCGGCATGGCCGCCGCACCATCCGGGACATCGGTTTCCACGCGCGCCAGGCGATGGCCATCCGTCGCGGCCGCGCGCAGCTTCTTGCCGCCCGCATCCTCGGCCACATGCAGATAGATGCCGTTGAGGTAGTAGCGCGTTTCCTCGGTGGAAATGGCAAAGCGCGTGCGGGCGATCATGCCGCGCAGCTTGGCCGCTTCCAGCTTGAACTGGTGCGGCAGGGCGCCCTCCGTCATCGAGGGGAAATCCTCGACCGGCAGCACCGGCAGGCTGGTGCTGAAGCGGCCGGCACGCAGTGTCAGTGGCGCATCGCCGCCCTTGTGGTCGAGTTCGACCGTGGCGCCATCGGGCAGCTTGCGCACGATTTCATAGAGGGTCTGCGCCGGTGCCGTGGTGCGGCCCGGGCGCGCGACCTGCACGCCGGGCACTTCCTCGACGATGGCGATCTCCATGTCGGTCGCGGTCAGGCGCAGCGTGCCTTCCTTCGCGTCCAGCAGGATATTGGCCAGGATGGGAATGGTGTTCCGGCGCTCGACCACGGATTGCGTGTGGCCCAGTGCCTTGAGCAGGATGGCGCGCTCGACGCTGAACTTCATCTCTCCCGGTCCCTTGCTATCCGAAGGCGCAGGCGCGATTCGCCGCGCGAAGGCGTGTTTCCTGTAGCATTGCAGTGCGGTGGGGCAAAGCGCGCTTGCGGGAGGGCTTTGCCCCACCGCACCCGCCCACCAGGAAACCCGTTTCCTGGACCTTCATTCGTTTGGTAGATCAGTGATTTAAGGGAGGTGCAGGAACCTAAGGTTCTTGCTGGGGTGCGTGAGGGGCAAAGCCCCTCACATCTCGAGCATTTTCCGCAGCAAGGTCACATCCTCCGCAAAGGACGGGTCCTCAGCCATGAGTTCGGTGATCTTGTTCACCGCATGCAGCACCGTGGTGTGATCCCGGTTGCCAAAGCGCCGCCCGATCTCGGGCAGGGAGCGCGAGGTGAGTTGCTTGGCCAGATACATCGCCACCTGCCGCGGCCGCGCCACCGCGCGCGCGCGCCGGGCCGAGGCCATTTCCGTCAGGCGGATATTGTAGTGCTCGGCCACCTTGCGCTGGATGTCGTCAATCGAGAGCCGCTTGTCATGCGCGCGCAGAATGTCGGAGAGCACCTCCGGCACGCTTTCCAGCGTGATCGGACGGCCGAACAGCTTGGCATGCGCCACGATGCGGTTCAGCGCGCCTTCCAGGTCCCGCACATTGGAGGCGATCTTGCGGGCCAGCAGCTCCTGCACGCGGGGCGGGACTTCGACGCCCGAGATATTCGCCTTGGACTGCAGGATGGAGAGGCGCAGCTCATAGGTCGTGGCGTGCAGATCGGCGACGATGCCGCCGGAGAGGCGCGTGCGCAGCCGGTCCTCGATGCCCGAGAGGTCATTCGGCGCCTTGTCGGCCGAGATGATGATCTGCTTGCCGGCGTCAATCAGCGCGTTGAAGGTGTGGAAGAACTCCTCCTGAGTGTTGTCCTTGCCGATCAGGAATTGCAGGTCATCCACCATCAGCACATGGACCGAACGCAGCTGCGTCTTGAACTCCATGGTGTTGTGGCTGCGCAGGGCCGCGATGAAGCGGTACATGAATTTTTCCGCCGACATATAGGCGACGGAAAGGCCCGGATCCTGCTCGCGCAGGGACCAGGCGATGGCGTGCATCAGATGCGTCTTGCCGAGGCCCACGCCGCCATAGAGAAACAGCGGATTGAAGCCGGCCTGGGCCGGGCGCTCGGCCACGCGGCGCGCGCAGGCATGGGCGAATTCATTGGGCTTGCCGACGACGAAACTGTCAAAGGTGAAGCGCTGATCGAGCGGCACCAGCCAGTCATTGCGGACGGGCTCGGCCAGGGGCGCCGGCGTGGGCGCGAGGCTTTCCGCGAGGGAGGAAACCTCCTCTACCTCGTCTTCCAGGACAGGCTGCACCGCGCGGCTGGTCGCCTGGACGCGCAGTTCCACGAGCCGGATGCCGGGCATCTCGGCCTGGCAGAGCATGCGCAGGCGGTCGCCATAATGATCACGCACCCAGTCGCGCAGGAAACGCGTGGGAAGATGGACGAGCAGGGCCTCGCCCTCGACGCCCGCGAGGCTCATCTGGCGCAGCCAGTTGCGGTATTCGACGTCACCCACCTCCTGACGCAGGCGCGTGCGAACGCGGGCCCAGCAGGCGGCGATTTTTCCGGCGTTGGGCGTGGGGGTCTCGCCCGTATCCTGATCCATCCCTGTCCTCAGTCTCTCAACGCGTCCACCACCGCGAAAAGGGGGGCGGGCCGCATATCGGTTGCGTCATTTTGAGGGCGAGGGCGCCCCAAACCTACTTCCCGAGAGAAAACAGCCCTTTAGCGTCGGATGGCGCCGGCCGGGCCAGTCACCATGAACCAAAGCTTAACCTGAGATGCTCTCAGCCATGAAGCGCCACTTCATCCGGTTTGTTAAAAACAACCCGGAGTGTGACAAACAAGCCGCAATGTGACGACGAGGCGCCACAAGAAAAAGCTCCGCCATCAGGAGGTCAATTGACCTCCAGGCGAAGCCCTTCTGCTTGTCAGTATTGGGGTATTATTTTACGCGGTGGCGGTGTTGATCGCCTTGATCCGCGCCGACAGGCGCGACAGCTTGCGCGCCACGGTGTTGCGGTGCAGCACGCCCTTCGTCACTGCGCCCTGCATTTCCGGCTGCGCGCTCTTGAAGGCGGCCGCGGCCTGCTCCTTGTCCCCACCCGCGATCGCGAGTTCGACCTTGCGCAGGAAGGTGCGGACGCGCGAGCGACGCATGCGGTTGCGCTCGGTGCGCTTCTCGGTCTGACGGATGCGCTTGCGCGCGGAAGCATTGTTGGCCATGGGCGGTGTGATGCGATCGCTGCTGGAGTGGACGACAAGGACGGCAAGACCGTCGCGGAGGGGAGGGTCTAAGCCCCCTCCCCCCTGATCGTCAAGACAGGAGGTGAGGGCCCCGGCTCAACGGTTGCGGAAAGCCGGCTTGCGCTTCTCGGCGAAGGCCGACATCCCCTCCTTCTGATCCTCGGTCGCGAAGAGCGAGTAGAAGATCTTTCGCTCGAAGCGCACGCCCTCGGCCAGCGTCGTCTCGAAGGCGCGGTTTACCGCCTCCTTCGCGATGGCGACGGAGGGTGCCGAGAGGCTCGCGATCTTCTCGGCCACCTTCATCGCCTCCGCCATCAGCTGGTCGAGCGGCACGATGCGGGCCACCAGGCCGCTGCGCTCTGCCTCGACGGCGTCCATCATGCGGCCGGTCAGCACCAGGTCCATCGCCTTGGCCTTGCCCACCGCGCGGGTCAGCCGCTGCGTGCCGCCCGCGCCGGGGATGATGCCGAGGTTGATTTCGGGCTGGCCGAATTTGGCGTTCTCGGCCGCAATGATCATGTCGCACATCATGGCCAGCTCGCAGCCGCCGCCCAGCGCGAAGCCCGAAACGGCGGCGATCACCGGCTTCTTGA from Sediminicoccus sp. KRV36 encodes the following:
- the rpsT gene encoding 30S ribosomal protein S20 — translated: MANNASARKRIRQTEKRTERNRMRRSRVRTFLRKVELAIAGGDKEQAAAAFKSAQPEMQGAVTKGVLHRNTVARKLSRLSARIKAINTATA
- the dnaN gene encoding DNA polymerase III subunit beta, producing the protein MKFSVERAILLKALGHTQSVVERRNTIPILANILLDAKEGTLRLTATDMEIAIVEEVPGVQVARPGRTTAPAQTLYEIVRKLPDGATVELDHKGGDAPLTLRAGRFSTSLPVLPVEDFPSMTEGALPHQFKLEAAKLRGMIARTRFAISTEETRYYLNGIYLHVAEDAGGKKLRAAATDGHRLARVETDVPDGAAAMPGVIIPRKTVNELNKLAEETRDEIEFRLSDTKISFRVGTVTLTSKLIDGTFPDYERVIPRNNDKIMEVGTQAFANAVGRVAAISSERSRPVKLSISSDNLLLTASSAEQGEAREELDEGLVTYASSPIEIGFQARYLNDITEQVGETLRFKFSDGSAPTVVQDAADDDALYVLMPMRV
- the dnaA gene encoding chromosomal replication initiator protein DnaA, translating into MDQDTGETPTPNAGKIAACWARVRTRLRQEVGDVEYRNWLRQMSLAGVEGEALLVHLPTRFLRDWVRDHYGDRLRMLCQAEMPGIRLVELRVQATSRAVQPVLEDEVEEVSSLAESLAPTPAPLAEPVRNDWLVPLDQRFTFDSFVVGKPNEFAHACARRVAERPAQAGFNPLFLYGGVGLGKTHLMHAIAWSLREQDPGLSVAYMSAEKFMYRFIAALRSHNTMEFKTQLRSVHVLMVDDLQFLIGKDNTQEEFFHTFNALIDAGKQIIISADKAPNDLSGIEDRLRTRLSGGIVADLHATTYELRLSILQSKANISGVEVPPRVQELLARKIASNVRDLEGALNRIVAHAKLFGRPITLESVPEVLSDILRAHDKRLSIDDIQRKVAEHYNIRLTEMASARRARAVARPRQVAMYLAKQLTSRSLPEIGRRFGNRDHTTVLHAVNKITELMAEDPSFAEDVTLLRKMLEM
- a CDS encoding enoyl-CoA hydratase produces the protein MAYEMILTETQGAVAVIRLNRPQALNALCDQLMGELGQALAGFDADPAIAAIILTGSEKAFAAGADIKEMKDRTYPAVYFEDFITARWESVTTIKKPVIAAVSGFALGGGCELAMMCDMIIAAENAKFGQPEINLGIIPGAGGTQRLTRAVGKAKAMDLVLTGRMMDAVEAERSGLVARIVPLDQLMAEAMKVAEKIASLSAPSVAIAKEAVNRAFETTLAEGVRFERKIFYSLFATEDQKEGMSAFAEKRKPAFRNR